One stretch of Streptomyces peucetius DNA includes these proteins:
- a CDS encoding DUF3037 domain-containing protein, protein MSDRDVFEYALLRVVPRVERGEFFNAGVVVYCRAKTFVAARTHLDEAKLRALDPQADVTGVRAALRAVEGVCRGGEDAGQAARDDAGRRFRWLIAPRSTVVQPGPVHTGLTLDPEAEVERLLDLLVR, encoded by the coding sequence GTGAGCGACCGCGATGTTTTCGAGTACGCACTGCTGCGCGTGGTGCCGAGGGTCGAGCGCGGGGAGTTCTTCAACGCCGGCGTGGTGGTCTACTGCCGCGCCAAGACGTTCGTGGCCGCCCGCACCCATCTCGACGAGGCCAAACTGCGGGCACTCGATCCGCAGGCGGACGTGACCGGCGTACGGGCGGCGCTCCGCGCCGTGGAGGGCGTGTGCCGTGGCGGCGAGGACGCGGGCCAGGCCGCGCGCGACGACGCGGGCCGGCGCTTCCGCTGGCTGATCGCGCCCCGGTCCACGGTCGTCCAGCCCGGCCCGGTGCACACGGGGCTGACCCTCGATCCCGAGGCGGAGGTCGAGCGTCTGCTGGACCTGCTCGTGCGCTGA
- a CDS encoding HipA family kinase: MLTEVTATRYVTPLREGGSLPGIVEADDLGTYVMKFTGAGQGRKTLVAEVVCGQLGRRLGLRVPDLVTIQLDPVIGLSEPDQEVQELLKASGGLNLGMDFLPGSLGFDPLAYEVDAAEAGKVVWFDALINNVDRSWRNPNMLVWHGDLWLIDHGATMIWHHNWPGAAASAAKPYDASDHALAPFGPDVAAAAAELAPLVTEELLTEVAAEVPDAWLAGEPGFDSADALRRSYVEALLSRAATIHERITLGAPTKPRPSRAPGWLTDHLTPWPHPTRNSAKGTAR; the protein is encoded by the coding sequence ATGCTTACAGAGGTCACCGCGACCCGATACGTCACGCCCCTGCGGGAGGGCGGTTCGCTTCCCGGGATCGTCGAGGCCGACGATCTCGGCACGTACGTCATGAAGTTCACCGGTGCCGGGCAGGGCCGCAAGACCCTGGTCGCCGAGGTCGTCTGTGGGCAGCTCGGGCGGCGGCTCGGGCTGCGGGTGCCCGACCTCGTGACCATCCAGCTCGACCCGGTCATCGGGCTGTCCGAGCCGGACCAGGAAGTACAGGAACTGCTCAAGGCCAGCGGCGGGCTCAACCTCGGGATGGACTTCCTGCCCGGCTCGCTCGGTTTCGACCCGCTCGCGTACGAGGTGGACGCGGCCGAGGCCGGAAAGGTCGTCTGGTTCGACGCGCTGATCAACAACGTGGACCGTTCCTGGCGCAATCCCAACATGCTGGTGTGGCACGGCGATCTGTGGCTCATCGACCATGGCGCCACCATGATCTGGCACCACAACTGGCCCGGCGCAGCCGCCTCCGCGGCCAAGCCGTACGACGCCTCCGACCACGCGCTCGCCCCCTTCGGCCCCGACGTCGCAGCGGCCGCCGCCGAGCTCGCGCCGCTGGTGACGGAGGAGCTGCTGACCGAGGTCGCGGCGGAGGTGCCCGACGCGTGGCTGGCCGGCGAGCCGGGTTTCGACTCCGCCGACGCCCTGCGCCGTTCGTACGTGGAGGCGCTGCTGTCGCGCGCCGCCACCATCCACGAGCGCATCACCCTCGGCGCCCCGACGAAGCCGAGGCCGTCCCGGGCGCCGGGCTGGCTGACCGACCATCTGACCCCCTGGCCGCACCCCACCAGGAACAGCGCGAAGGGCACGGCCCGGTGA
- a CDS encoding MFS transporter, with amino-acid sequence MVRRRRLGRQFGWLWAAYAVSAYGSGLGFGALPLIAVLVLHAGPAEVSALSAVGPAVGALIAVPLAPWVEFRRKRPVMIAMDLTRFAALATIPVAYAFGQLGFLQLLVVSIVIAAARIAFGAAGGACLKAVVRPEDLLVANARFESTNWSAIAVGPPLGGAAIGLFGPVVTVVADALSHLLSALGITAIRSREEAPQPTGRKTVRAGAVFDGWRHIMGDPGLRALYLNNMLVSGLIMATEPVLAVLLLRQLDFAPWQYGLAFAVPCLGGLIGSRLAQRVVTRYGRDRVFRTVGTLRVVWLLGLAFVGPGVVGLVTVMAVELAIIVNMSLYTPVLATYRLERTPEHLVARTLSAWSIGRQASIAVLTALGGLLADVTSPRTALTVAGLLILATPLLLPRSDQTSQHDPEPSHTRE; translated from the coding sequence ATGGTGCGCAGGAGACGGCTGGGCCGGCAGTTCGGCTGGCTGTGGGCGGCGTACGCGGTGAGCGCGTACGGGTCCGGACTGGGGTTCGGGGCACTGCCGCTGATCGCCGTACTGGTGCTGCACGCCGGTCCCGCCGAGGTGTCCGCGCTGTCCGCGGTGGGGCCTGCCGTGGGCGCGCTCATCGCGGTGCCACTCGCGCCGTGGGTGGAGTTCCGGCGCAAGCGGCCGGTCATGATCGCGATGGACCTGACCCGGTTCGCAGCCTTGGCGACGATCCCGGTCGCCTACGCCTTCGGTCAACTCGGTTTCTTGCAGCTGCTCGTGGTCTCGATCGTGATCGCTGCGGCCAGGATTGCGTTCGGGGCGGCCGGCGGTGCCTGCCTCAAGGCCGTCGTCCGGCCGGAGGACCTGCTCGTGGCCAACGCGCGCTTCGAGTCCACGAACTGGAGCGCCATCGCGGTCGGGCCACCGCTGGGCGGGGCGGCGATCGGCCTGTTCGGGCCGGTCGTCACTGTGGTGGCCGACGCGCTCAGCCACCTGCTCTCCGCGTTGGGCATCACCGCGATCCGCAGCCGGGAGGAAGCGCCGCAACCGACCGGCAGGAAGACAGTCCGGGCGGGCGCAGTGTTCGACGGCTGGCGGCACATTATGGGCGATCCCGGTCTGCGGGCGCTCTATCTCAACAACATGCTCGTCTCCGGTCTGATCATGGCCACCGAGCCGGTGCTCGCCGTGCTCCTGCTTCGCCAACTCGACTTCGCCCCCTGGCAGTACGGCCTCGCCTTCGCCGTCCCCTGCCTCGGCGGGCTCATCGGTTCCCGGCTGGCCCAGCGGGTCGTGACCCGCTACGGCCGGGACCGGGTCTTCCGGACCGTCGGCACCCTGCGCGTCGTCTGGCTGCTCGGCCTGGCCTTCGTCGGCCCCGGCGTCGTCGGCCTCGTCACCGTGATGGCTGTCGAGCTGGCGATCATTGTCAACATGAGCCTGTACACCCCGGTGCTCGCCACCTACCGGCTCGAACGCACTCCCGAGCATCTCGTCGCCCGCACCCTGTCGGCCTGGTCGATCGGCCGGCAGGCGTCCATCGCCGTCCTCACCGCGCTCGGCGGGCTGCTCGCCGACGTCACCAGCCCACGCACGGCTCTCACGGTCGCGGGACTGCTCATCCTGGCCACCCCGCTGCTGCTTCCCCGAAGCGACCAGACGTCGCAGCACGACCCGGAACCGTCCCACACCCGTGAATGA
- a CDS encoding LysR family transcriptional regulator, producing the protein MDLEAVRTFAAVAEAGQFQKAAVDLSVTQQAVSKRVAVLERDLGVRLFTRTPRGAELTIDGQAFLPHARELLRVAERAVASVRTGSRPLRVDVIASRGAASGLMRGFHRAHPEIDLDVLMLFEIETAVAAIRSGTVDASFRAVAAPGRPFPEDIESVRVLDEPLQLLTGPAHALAGAKSVTVAELVGHRIWMPGIVPGTEWGAYYDDLVAEFGLTIEATGPNFGSDVLLDTIADTPALATFMSEQTRLVWPAGHDLRRIPVTDPTPVYPHSLIWHRDNPHPALATLRAHLAATATGHDAAGTWAPGWVIPR; encoded by the coding sequence GTGGATCTCGAAGCCGTACGTACCTTCGCCGCCGTCGCGGAAGCAGGCCAGTTCCAGAAGGCCGCCGTCGACTTGTCGGTCACCCAGCAGGCCGTCTCCAAGCGCGTGGCCGTGCTGGAGCGCGACCTCGGCGTGCGGCTGTTCACCCGCACGCCCCGGGGCGCCGAGCTGACCATCGACGGGCAGGCCTTCCTGCCCCACGCGCGCGAGCTGCTGCGCGTCGCCGAGCGCGCGGTCGCGTCCGTGCGTACCGGCAGCCGTCCGCTGCGCGTCGACGTGATCGCCTCGCGCGGCGCGGCGTCGGGCCTGATGCGCGGCTTCCACCGCGCACATCCCGAAATCGACCTGGACGTGCTGATGCTGTTCGAGATCGAGACGGCCGTCGCCGCCATCCGGTCCGGTACGGTCGACGCGTCCTTCCGCGCCGTCGCCGCGCCCGGCCGGCCCTTTCCCGAGGACATCGAGTCCGTCCGAGTGCTCGACGAGCCGCTCCAGCTCCTCACCGGCCCCGCCCACGCGCTGGCGGGCGCCAAGTCGGTGACCGTCGCCGAGCTGGTCGGGCACCGGATCTGGATGCCCGGCATCGTCCCGGGCACCGAGTGGGGCGCCTACTACGACGATCTCGTCGCCGAATTCGGCCTCACCATCGAGGCGACCGGCCCCAACTTCGGCTCCGACGTGCTCCTCGACACCATCGCCGACACCCCGGCTCTGGCCACCTTCATGAGCGAGCAGACCCGCCTCGTCTGGCCCGCCGGCCACGACCTGCGCCGCATCCCGGTGACCGACCCGACGCCGGTCTACCCGCACTCGCTCATCTGGCACCGCGACAACCCCCACCCGGCGCTGGCCACCCTCCGCGCCCACCTCGCCGCCACAGCGACCGGCCACGACGCCGCAGGGACCTGGGCGCCGGGCTGGGTGATTCCGCGCTGA
- a CDS encoding RNA polymerase sigma factor, whose product MTGETAAFVAERTARTSFGRLVALLAAPTGDLELAQDTVAQAFEQALTTWPRDGVPRNPEGWLLRVAQNRQRDVWKSAAHRRNQPLQAATGTGADAVSPLENFDPDAIPDRRLALLFVCAHPAIAANVRTPLMLQTVLGFDSAEIARAYAVPAGAMSQRLVRAKRRIRDARIPFVIPGRQAMPERLPGVLEAIYGCHALAGAERSDGESLAGEALQLAVTTAGLLGDEPEAWSLAALLALAAARATPEGIYLPLDQQDPTRWDHALIARGEEYLRRAERPGRAPGRFQIEAAIQAVHCDRARTGDVDWSALRMLYTALVTVAPSMGSRVAHAAVVGRSESAERGLELLDGLPAEPARFQPFHATRGDLLARLDRRAEAVAAYAEAAALSDDPAARAFLEQRAATLVE is encoded by the coding sequence ATGACCGGCGAGACGGCCGCGTTTGTCGCCGAACGCACCGCGCGGACCTCCTTCGGTCGGCTGGTGGCGCTGCTGGCCGCTCCGACCGGCGACCTCGAACTCGCCCAAGACACCGTGGCGCAGGCGTTCGAACAGGCCTTGACCACGTGGCCACGGGACGGCGTTCCGCGCAATCCGGAAGGGTGGCTGCTGAGGGTCGCGCAGAACCGGCAGCGGGACGTCTGGAAATCCGCCGCGCACCGCCGCAACCAGCCCCTGCAGGCTGCCACCGGCACCGGCGCGGATGCCGTCTCGCCCCTGGAGAATTTCGACCCGGACGCGATTCCGGACCGGCGGTTGGCACTCCTGTTCGTCTGCGCACATCCGGCGATCGCCGCGAACGTGCGCACACCGCTGATGTTGCAGACCGTGCTCGGTTTCGATTCCGCCGAGATCGCCCGCGCCTACGCGGTGCCCGCCGGAGCGATGTCGCAGCGGCTGGTGCGCGCCAAGCGGCGTATCCGAGACGCGCGGATCCCGTTCGTCATCCCCGGACGCCAGGCCATGCCCGAGCGCCTTCCGGGGGTTCTGGAAGCGATCTATGGCTGCCATGCGCTGGCGGGGGCGGAGCGGAGCGACGGGGAGTCACTTGCCGGTGAGGCGCTGCAGCTCGCCGTCACGACAGCCGGCCTTCTCGGCGACGAGCCCGAGGCATGGTCGCTGGCAGCGCTGCTGGCGCTGGCAGCCGCGCGGGCGACGCCGGAGGGGATCTATCTGCCGTTGGACCAGCAGGACCCGACCCGGTGGGACCACGCGCTCATCGCACGCGGGGAGGAGTACCTGCGGCGGGCCGAACGCCCCGGCCGGGCACCGGGTCGGTTCCAGATCGAGGCCGCGATCCAGGCCGTTCACTGCGACCGGGCTCGGACCGGTGATGTCGACTGGTCCGCGCTCCGCATGCTCTACACGGCGCTGGTCACGGTCGCCCCGAGCATGGGAAGCCGCGTCGCCCACGCGGCTGTTGTGGGACGCAGTGAGTCTGCGGAGCGTGGGCTGGAACTGCTGGACGGGTTGCCGGCCGAACCGGCGCGGTTCCAACCCTTCCACGCGACACGGGGCGACCTCCTGGCACGACTCGACCGGCGTGCGGAGGCCGTCGCGGCGTATGCCGAAGCGGCGGCGCTCAGCGACGACCCGGCTGCCCGCGCCTTCCTCGAGCAACGCGCTGCGACGCTCGTGGAGTAG
- a CDS encoding YciI family protein yields MRYMLLFHYSEETDESIGEEAIAAGMRAFAAYAATLAQAGVLVSGQVLQPSTTSTTLTLVDGEPRIQDGPFADTKEQLGGVIVIDVPDLDTALEWARQAPPASWGTVEIRPGAVHIVNGTWAPSS; encoded by the coding sequence ATGCGCTACATGCTGCTGTTCCACTACAGCGAGGAGACCGACGAGTCGATCGGGGAGGAGGCGATCGCCGCCGGTATGCGGGCCTTCGCCGCCTACGCCGCGACGCTGGCGCAGGCCGGCGTTCTGGTGAGCGGCCAGGTGCTGCAGCCGTCGACGACATCGACCACGCTCACCCTCGTCGACGGGGAGCCACGCATCCAGGACGGGCCGTTCGCCGACACCAAGGAGCAGCTCGGCGGCGTGATCGTCATCGACGTGCCGGATCTCGACACGGCCCTGGAGTGGGCGCGTCAGGCGCCGCCGGCGTCGTGGGGCACGGTCGAGATCCGCCCCGGCGCGGTGCACATCGTGAACGGGACATGGGCTCCGTCGTCATGA
- a CDS encoding dihydrofolate reductase family protein, protein MGVISVFESVTLDGVMQGVGRADEDTRGGFHHGGWGEGYADEVIGRFAGSSIGRTTAMLFGRRTYDDLLGYWTSVPEPSPFTEALVNQRKYVASRHAGPRPAFPNSTLLSGEASETVTALKRDVEGVITVLGSGDLVRSLRSTGLVDEYVLLIHPIVLGAGTRLFDEGERADLVLEESLSSTTGVVIARYRVK, encoded by the coding sequence ATGGGTGTCATCAGCGTCTTCGAAAGCGTGACCCTGGACGGTGTCATGCAGGGCGTGGGTCGCGCGGACGAAGACACGCGCGGCGGCTTCCACCACGGCGGATGGGGCGAAGGTTACGCCGACGAGGTGATCGGACGGTTCGCGGGTTCCAGTATCGGGAGAACCACCGCCATGCTGTTCGGACGCCGGACCTACGACGACCTGCTGGGCTACTGGACCTCGGTGCCGGAGCCCAGTCCGTTCACCGAGGCTCTCGTGAACCAACGGAAGTACGTCGCCTCGCGACACGCGGGCCCCCGGCCCGCCTTCCCCAACTCCACACTTCTGTCCGGGGAGGCGAGCGAGACCGTTACGGCGCTGAAGCGCGACGTCGAGGGCGTGATCACCGTGCTCGGCAGTGGTGACCTGGTCCGCTCGCTCCGCTCGACGGGGCTGGTCGACGAGTACGTGCTGTTGATCCACCCGATCGTGCTGGGTGCCGGGACCCGGCTCTTCGACGAAGGCGAACGCGCCGACCTGGTGCTGGAGGAGTCGCTCAGCTCCACGACCGGTGTCGTGATCGCGCGCTACCGGGTGAAGTGA
- a CDS encoding SulP family inorganic anion transporter, with protein MSSPLSAAPKLRLSRPEWLASPKIFRTEVLAGLVVALALIPEAISFSIIAGVDPAVGLFASFTMAVVISVVGGRKAMISAATGAIALVIAPLNHEYGLGYLIAAVILGGLIQIVLGALGVARLMRFVPRSVMVGFVNALAILIFMAQVPEMHDVPWAVYPLLVGGLALMVLFPRVTKVIPAPLVSIVVLTVITVAAGIAVPTVGGKGDLPSSLPVPGLPDVPFTMDTLTTIAPYAFAFALVGLMESLMTAKLVDDITDTHSNKTRESLGQGIANIVTGFFGGMGGCAMIGQTMINVKVSGARTRLSTFLAGSFLMVLCIVFGPIVSDIPMAALVAVMVMVSAATFDWHSVRPKTLKRMPVGETTVMVVTVAAVVATHNLAIGVVLGSITAMVVFAKRVAHLAEVSGVMDPDGNQVVYAVTGELFFASSNDLVYQFDYKGDPDDVVIDLTDAHIWDASSVAALDAVETKYAQRGKKVTIVGLNKPSADMHGKLAGQLTAGH; from the coding sequence ATGTCTTCACCGCTGTCCGCAGCTCCCAAGCTGCGTCTGTCCAGGCCTGAGTGGCTGGCTTCCCCGAAGATCTTCCGCACCGAGGTGCTGGCCGGCCTGGTCGTGGCTCTGGCGCTGATCCCCGAGGCGATCTCGTTCTCGATCATCGCCGGTGTCGACCCGGCCGTCGGCCTCTTCGCCTCCTTCACCATGGCCGTGGTGATCTCGGTCGTGGGTGGCCGCAAGGCGATGATCTCCGCCGCGACCGGCGCGATCGCGCTGGTCATCGCGCCGCTCAATCATGAGTACGGCCTCGGCTACCTGATCGCCGCCGTCATCCTCGGCGGGCTGATCCAGATCGTCCTCGGCGCGCTGGGCGTGGCCAGGCTGATGCGGTTCGTGCCGCGCAGCGTGATGGTCGGGTTCGTCAACGCCCTCGCCATCCTGATTTTCATGGCGCAGGTGCCGGAAATGCACGATGTGCCGTGGGCGGTCTACCCGCTGCTCGTCGGCGGACTGGCGCTGATGGTGCTGTTCCCCAGGGTCACCAAGGTGATCCCGGCGCCGCTCGTGTCCATCGTCGTCCTGACCGTGATCACCGTCGCCGCGGGCATCGCGGTGCCGACCGTGGGCGGCAAGGGCGACCTGCCCTCCTCGCTGCCGGTGCCCGGCCTGCCGGACGTCCCGTTCACGATGGACACGCTCACCACCATCGCCCCGTACGCCTTCGCCTTCGCACTGGTCGGGCTGATGGAATCGCTGATGACCGCCAAGTTGGTCGACGACATCACCGACACGCACTCCAACAAGACCCGCGAATCGCTCGGCCAGGGCATCGCCAACATCGTCACCGGCTTCTTCGGCGGCATGGGCGGCTGCGCCATGATCGGCCAGACCATGATCAACGTGAAGGTGTCGGGTGCTCGCACCCGCCTCTCCACCTTCCTGGCCGGTTCCTTCCTGATGGTGCTGTGCATCGTCTTCGGCCCGATCGTCTCCGACATCCCCATGGCCGCCCTGGTCGCCGTCATGGTCATGGTCTCGGCCGCCACGTTCGACTGGCACTCCGTCCGGCCGAAGACGCTCAAGCGCATGCCCGTCGGAGAGACGACCGTCATGGTCGTCACCGTCGCCGCCGTCGTCGCGACCCACAACCTCGCCATCGGCGTCGTCCTCGGCTCGATCACCGCCATGGTCGTCTTCGCCAAGCGCGTGGCCCACCTCGCCGAGGTCTCCGGCGTAATGGACCCCGACGGCAACCAGGTCGTCTACGCGGTCACCGGCGAATTGTTCTTCGCCTCCTCCAACGACCTCGTCTACCAGTTCGACTACAAGGGCGACCCCGACGACGTCGTCATCGACCTCACCGACGCCCACATCTGGGACGCCTCCTCCGTAGCCGCCCTCGACGCGGTCGAGACCAAGTACGCCCAGCGCGGCAAGAAGGTCACGATCGTCGGCCTCAACAAGCCCAGCGCCGACATGCACGGCAAGCTCGCCGGGCAGCTCACCGCCGGCCACTGA
- a CDS encoding MerR family transcriptional regulator, with protein MTERQMQIGEVAERTGLSLRTIRHYEEVGLVTPSARSKGGFRLYTEADVERLMVIRRMKPLDFSLDEMRDLLEITDRIAGTATEVSADERARLRERLDAYRKVADARCEKLRAQLLAAEDFAATLRSRLGD; from the coding sequence ATGACAGAGCGGCAGATGCAGATCGGCGAGGTCGCCGAGCGAACCGGTTTGTCGCTGCGCACGATCCGTCACTACGAGGAAGTCGGCCTCGTGACGCCCTCCGCCCGGAGCAAGGGCGGCTTCCGCCTCTACACCGAGGCCGACGTCGAGCGCCTGATGGTCATCCGCCGCATGAAACCGCTGGACTTCTCGCTCGACGAGATGCGGGACCTTCTGGAGATCACCGACAGGATCGCCGGTACCGCCACGGAGGTCTCCGCCGACGAACGCGCGCGGCTGCGCGAGCGCCTCGACGCCTACCGCAAGGTGGCGGACGCCCGCTGCGAGAAACTGCGCGCACAGCTGCTGGCGGCCGAGGACTTCGCCGCCACACTCCGCAGCAGGCTCGGGGACTGA
- the nhaA gene encoding Na+/H+ antiporter NhaA, which produces MCAAPREPSVFLGLLPWPERKAVAQALRTETVGGVVLLVAAAIALIWANTPWADAYESLRDVHFGIPALGLDLSIEHWTSDGLLTVFFLVAGIELKRELVLGELRNPARAALPVIAALCGMAVPAFVYLLTVAAGGGTPAGWAVPMATDIAFALAVLAVLSTHLPSALRAFLLTVAVVDDLGAILIIAVFFTSELNLPALGGSVAGLVLFYLLQRLRVRGWWWYVPLGVAIWALMYNSGVHATVAGVAMGMLLRAAHDEGTRGRPREDASPAERTVHLLRPISAGIAVPLFALFAAGVSVSASALGKVFSDPEPLGVVLGLVVGKTVGVFAGTWLAARFTRARLNPDLAWADVFGLAALAGIGFTVALLIGDLAFVDPVLTEHVKAAVLVGSLIAAGLAALLLKRRNGIYRRLWEEENIDENANAVPDIYERGPDDEQ; this is translated from the coding sequence GTGTGTGCCGCCCCGCGCGAACCATCCGTCTTCCTCGGCCTGTTGCCGTGGCCGGAACGGAAGGCCGTCGCGCAGGCCCTCAGAACCGAAACGGTCGGCGGCGTCGTGCTCCTCGTGGCTGCCGCGATCGCTCTGATCTGGGCGAACACACCCTGGGCCGACGCCTACGAATCATTGCGGGACGTGCACTTCGGCATTCCGGCGCTGGGCCTGGACCTCTCGATCGAGCACTGGACCTCCGACGGCCTGCTCACCGTGTTCTTCCTTGTCGCCGGGATCGAACTGAAACGGGAACTGGTCCTGGGCGAGCTGCGGAATCCGGCGCGAGCCGCGCTGCCCGTGATCGCCGCCCTGTGCGGAATGGCCGTGCCTGCCTTCGTCTATCTCCTCACGGTCGCGGCAGGCGGCGGCACACCGGCAGGCTGGGCCGTGCCGATGGCGACGGACATCGCGTTCGCGCTCGCCGTGCTGGCCGTCCTCAGCACCCATCTGCCGTCCGCGCTGAGAGCGTTCCTGCTCACTGTCGCCGTCGTCGACGACCTCGGCGCCATTCTGATCATCGCCGTGTTCTTCACCTCGGAGCTGAACCTGCCGGCGCTCGGCGGCTCTGTCGCCGGGCTGGTCCTCTTCTACCTGTTGCAGCGGCTGCGCGTACGGGGCTGGTGGTGGTACGTACCGCTGGGCGTGGCCATCTGGGCGCTGATGTACAACAGCGGCGTGCACGCGACCGTGGCCGGAGTGGCCATGGGCATGCTCCTGCGAGCCGCGCACGACGAAGGCACCCGGGGACGCCCCCGGGAGGACGCGTCACCCGCGGAACGCACCGTGCACCTGCTGCGACCGATCTCCGCAGGCATCGCCGTCCCGCTCTTCGCGCTCTTCGCCGCTGGCGTGAGCGTCTCGGCCTCCGCCCTGGGCAAGGTGTTCTCGGACCCGGAGCCGTTGGGTGTGGTCCTCGGGCTGGTCGTGGGCAAGACGGTCGGTGTCTTCGCCGGGACCTGGCTGGCGGCTCGCTTCACCCGGGCACGACTCAACCCGGACCTGGCCTGGGCCGACGTCTTCGGTCTCGCGGCACTCGCCGGGATCGGCTTCACCGTCGCCCTGCTGATCGGCGACCTCGCCTTCGTCGATCCGGTGCTCACGGAGCACGTCAAGGCCGCCGTCCTGGTCGGCTCGCTGATCGCCGCCGGTCTCGCCGCCCTGCTGCTCAAGCGCAGGAACGGCATCTACCGCCGGCTGTGGGAGGAGGAGAACATCGACGAGAACGCCAACGCCGTTCCCGACATCTACGAGCGCGGGCCGGACGACGAGCAATGA